The Maniola jurtina chromosome 13, ilManJurt1.1, whole genome shotgun sequence genomic interval aaaaaaacggTTACTGAAAGGCCCACAAGCCCAGTCGCAAAAATTTATCAGGAGACTGTCTGGTATAGCAAATGATGCAGTTGGTCTTAATTTTGTTTCTGTAGCTGTATTTTCAATGAGTACGCTCATAACTGTATTACTGATGCCAGAGACATCAACTTAACATAGTCCGTCCTATGTAGAGACAGTTATCCCATTTGCAAAGTCATTTTACCACTCATCCCTACCAGTAGAAATAGGTGGAAAAAATTCCACTCATTCACCAGGGTATACACCTTGGTAGGGACAGTACGAACGACAAAAAATCTAAGTAGCTTAGTCAGTCATTAACTGCAAACAACCTGGGGCAACCATAAACCTGACACTTCAAAATCAGATGCTCAGCTGCTAAACATCAGATGATCAGCTGCTAAAAATCAGATGCTCAGCTGCTAAACATCAGATGATCAGCTGCTAAAAAACCGCTCAAGTGAATTGAAGCTACTGAACGTCCTATTAGAACGTCGTATACAAGTGCTAACAGGTACATCTTGATGCCTAACTTCACTCATAAAATATGTCTCAATAACGTTGGTAAAAAAGCAAAGTTATGACTTAGAAATCACGTTACAATTTGTTCCAATGTGCAAAGATGTGTTCAGTAGACCAATCAAATTATTGATAGGcgtgaaaaaattatcatatTGTCATCTATCAATATTCCAATTGATTTACTGAACaatgctataaatttttatactCCATCTTATCTCGAAGTTATTATAGGGCTCTATttattacgtaatcccatatagATGACAGACAAACATctcaggctgaaatctatagagtgcactttgactttgctcagacttaagacactataAAAGCaagacagtgttataccgctggcataaacctgtctcgttttaactgaaaagtCAATacgtcaaagtgcgctctatagatttcaaaaaCAGTGGGCGTTACCTATTTTGagtataaaaatttatatctgTTAGTACTGAAATAGGGAGATGGTAACTGCAATGTCACATAGTGACTTTTCGCTTACACTAGGGCTTAGTGTTACAGTTTAGCCGCTCTTGAACAGAAGTATTGCAACCTGGCCGAGATAGAAGTAGATGAAGTGACGCGTCTCATGCGTCACGTAGGAGCCGAAGTTGCGACCCACGATGCAATGCCACGTTGGGTTGTACTTCTTGTCAAACTCCTTCTTGATAAATGCTGCTATATCCTGGaaaacaattcaaaaaaaaattctaaatatttttattcaattagacttttacaacttttacaagtttgaattgtcaaaagcaTCGGAAGaaggttcggaatgcctttcctaccgaggaagaaccagcaagaaactcggcggttgctattttcaaagatttgatatacaatattatgccatgtataaaagcaattgaagacctgcgcattgctggagcgaattgttGGCCAAATCCACACTCttctatcatttacataatctcaTCAATCAATCATTAAAAATGTATCTATACGAATATTATTTAGAGCCGATAATGGATAGAGCCGAtagtgtggtggactataggCAAAtccttgtcattctgagaggaggcccgtgctcagtagtgagccagtgatgggctgatgatgatgaatgtatgTTGACTCACTTTTTCAATGTTGAATTTCTCAAGTGCTTGCGTGGCGCAGTCCACAGCATCCTGCTGCATCTCCTCGCTCATGTCAGCATTCTTAATCACCGCCTTGCGGTCACACATCTTGTCAGCTGTATTGCTGGAATACAAAACACAAACAAATAAGTACTAGATAGAAAGGAAACTTTTTTGAAAGCTGtaccacacattaccagttacaTAAACAGGTTAGATTATCCTGGCTTCTTTTCATTGCTGCAGATCTGGCTTTTTCCACTATTTACATTATATATTCTTGTCAATGATAATGAAAGAATTGTAAACGACCCTCCAGTGTGGATAGTTTGCAATTCTTTTGTGGTAACAACACCACCGCCAACTAGTGAGCTTCTAtgctaaaaaataattatagttgGCAGTGGTGTTATTACCAAAAT includes:
- the LOC123871348 gene encoding dynein light chain 2, cytoplasmic; the encoded protein is MCDRKAVIKNADMSEEMQQDAVDCATQALEKFNIEKDIAAFIKKEFDKKYNPTWHCIVGRNFGSYVTHETRHFIYFYLGQVAILLFKSG